The Mucilaginibacter rubeus genomic interval GAGTTCCGATCAGCTATCGATAAGTATCGGCTCCCGGTCATTATTTAACGATTGTATTTGCCGATTCAACGAATACCCCTTCCCATGCTTTGGAGGCCCCTATACTTTAGCTTAAGTGAAAAAATATTACGTACAGCATTTTATATATCACCGGCGAAAAGGAGCCGGTGATATTAAGTGAAAAACAAATTGTTATGAAAAAGAAACGTTCAATAGCGTACCGCAGGGTTGTTTTTGTGATCAGTGCGCTGGCAGTTGGTTTTGTTTTACTGCAGTTTGCATCGCCGGCTATTGTTAATCCTCCGGCGACAAAGGAAATATCTGCCCCGGAAGAGGTTACCCGGATTTTAAAACAGGCCTGCTATGATTGCCATTCTAACGCTGCTAATCCGGCATGGTACGGCCGGATCGCACCGGCCTCTTTTTTGGTTGCACATGACATCAGGGAAGGCCGGTCACGATTTAATTTTTCTGAGTGGGACAAGAACCCGCCTGTTGTACAGGAACTACTGTTATGGGAAATGGTTAATGCCATAGAGCAGGGAAAAATGCCGCTTAGCCGTTATAGCTTGCTGCATAGCGGTTCGCGGGTATCAGCGTCAGATCTTGCAATACTTAAAAAGTATGTTAATACACTACCCGGAAGACATAAAGTTGATACAGCCCCGATTGTGAAGCCGGACACTATTACCTCAAAACTGGCTGATGCAAAGCCGTCGCAAGTTCCTGTTTCCCTAAATGGCGTCCCTTATTATCCTGATTATAAAAATTGGAAGATCATCAGCGTAACAGATAAATATGATGGCGGAAGTATGCGTGTAGTATACGCTAATGCTATGATGTACAACGCCATTAAATCAAAAAAAATGCCTTTCCCGGATGGGGCTATAATGGTTAAAGCGGTTTGGGGCAAGGAGCAGGAAAGCAGCGATGGCATTGTAAGGCCGGGCAATTTTCAAAATGTGCAGGTTATGGTAAAGGATAGCAGGAAATATGCCGCGACCGAAGGTTGGGGATTTGCCAAATTCGATGGATTGGGACTGAAACCCTATGGAAAGACCGCGATTTTTGACAGGACTTGCATCAATTGCCATAGATTACTGGCTCCTGAAAGCGATTTCGTCTTTAATGTTCCCACCAAATAAATCACTAATCTGTAAACTAAAATATAAGATCATGTTGAAAGTAATTTCATGCACATTATCTGTAGCGCTGCTATGCGGGGCCTGTCGGCAAAAAAAGAATGCTGTGCTGGCCCCCGAATATCTATACGAGGTTAAAAACCAGAAACCTATCTGTTCATTGATCGACAATAAAAAAGGTAATATTTTAATGCTTTATGGGAATGATGTTGCCCTGCGCGCAGCCAATTACCCGGTGACGAAGCAGTTGCCCGGCGCATATTATACCCTGGTAACATGGAAACAAAAGCAAATGCCAGGCTGGTATGGCACCAATATGAATGGTCAAATTTATACTGTTGAAACCCTTAAAATTTCGCAGGTTGCAGCAGGGCCACTTAAATCCGATTATCAGTTTGTGCCTGGCGGCGCATATGCTTCAACTGTTGCACGGCCTGACCGCAACGAGCGGATTCGTTTTATAATAGATCAGCGGGCTGCCGTATTACCCTAAAGCGGAGGGTATTTTACTGCAGGGATCGAAAAGCTTTCTCTAAATAAAAAGGCTAATGCACATCGCATTAGCCTTTTTATTTAAACCATCATGAAGCAACGGTTCATGATGGGGAATTTGGTATTTATTTTTTTACGTTGATCGGTGCACCCTCTTTTAGTTCATCGGTTGCATTGGTAACCAATATATCGCCTGTATGCAGCTTGCCATAAACTTCGAGGCTGTCGGCCGTTTCTCTTCCCTTTTGCACGTCAACCCATTGCGCTTTGTTGTTTACAACCTTTATCACAAATACCCGCTGTGAGTTTTGTGGCACTGCGCTTTGAGGCACAATAAAGGTTTTTTGTGTATTGTTGAGTTGAAGGCTTACCTGGGCAAACATACCCGGTAATAACTGCCTGTCATTGTTAATAATATCCATCTGCATCTGCTCTGTCCTGAGGGTTTGATCCATACTTCCCGATTTCCGGTTCACTACAGCTGCAAATTGCTTCCCTGGTAATGTCTTTACCGAAAAATGAACGGTATCCTTATCGGTGAAGTAAGCTGTTGCCGCTTCCGGTACATCTACAACCAGCCGTAATTTGGTTTGTTGCTGAAGGGTGAGCATCGGTTTATTGGAGCTCTTGTCTGATGGGGTAACGTAAGCTCCCGCATACACATTACGTGAGCTGATCACGCCGTCAAACGGGGCCCTTACTTCAAGATAGTCCTTTAAATCGCCCGATAGTTGGTAGGCAGATCTGGCAGCGAGTAGGGAAGCACTGTCGGCGCTCATTTTGGCATGCGCCAGTTCAAGGTCATTGGGCGATATGGTACCCGGGGTCCGGCTCGTTCTGTAAAGCCGGTCATAAGTAGCTTTACTACCGCGATAAATTGCTTCTTTGGTATGAAGATCTTCTTGTGATTGCTTTAACGCGGCAATCATTTCCGGTGCTTCAAGTGTAATGAGCAACTGGCCCTTATGCACCTGACTGCCGATATCTACGGTCATCGTTTTGATGAACCCGTTTACTTTGGCGTAAAGGTCGACAGCTTGATAAGGTTGAAGCAGACCTGGAATGCTCATGCTGGTATGTAGATCACCTTCCCGAAGCCTGATAACCGGGGTTGTTTGTATGGTTTGAACAGGTTGCTTATTTTGATTACTTCCGCATGAGGCAAACAGGCTACCGGCCAGCATGCAAAGGATATATTGATATGATTTCATGGTTTCTTTTTTTTATGAGTTTTTAGGATCGAAGTATACACTTAGCTGGTCGTCAGGATCGAGCGAAACACTATTGGTGGTAGACTTTTGTTGCACCAGGTAAAAGATTACCGGCAAAATGAACAGGGAAACAAAAGTTGATGCAATTAACCCACCTATAACAGCCCTGCCCAAAGGCGCTGTTTGTCCGCCGGCTTCACCCAGTCCGGTTGCCATTGGGATCATCCCTGCAATCATCGCGATAGTGGTCATCAGGATTGGCCTGAGCCTTAATTCCATCGCCTCAATAGCTGATTCCATGGCGTCTTTGCCGCTTTTCCTGATTTCTTCCGCATTAGAAATTAGCAGGATAGCATTGGAAACAGAAACCCCGACAGACATGATAATACCCATGTATGATTGAAGGTTGAGGCTTGACCCGGTTGCCAACAAGATGAGCAGGGAGCCAACCAATACGCCCGGTATCGCTGTAATGACGGTAAAACCTAAGCGGAACGACTGGTAATTTGCAGACAACATCAGCAGTAAAACAATAATGGTGATCAACAAACCGGATTGCAGGCTGGCGAGCGTCTGGTCAAGCAGGATGGTTAATCCCCTTACCTCTACCGAAATTCCGCGAGGTGGTGTGTTGCTGTTTTTCAGGATCTTATTTACAGCTGCCGAGGCGGAGCCGAGGTCTTTATTATAAATATTAGCTATTATTGATAAGTAGCGTGTAGCCCCCTTACGGTCATATTCGCCCACTATCGGCTGCATGTTAAAGGTGCAAACATCGCCAAGTACAGGCCTTGCGCTGTTCTTGAATATCGGAACCTCGGCAAGGTCGTCAAGGCTGCCCATATCGGGTTGCGGTATCTCCACCTGTACGTTATAGGAATTGGCATTGGTTTGATCAAGCCATAAAATCTTATCGGTAAAGCGGCTGGATGATGTGGCTTGGGTAATACAATTACTAACCTGCGTCATGGTAAGGCCCATCTGTGTTACTTTGTCACGGTCAATATTGATATGGATCGCGGGGCTTTTCAATTGCTCTTTCAGCTGCACATCCCTTAAAAATGGAACCTGTTTCAACTGCGCTATCAGGATATCTGCATACTGCTGTCCCTGGGTTATATCTTTACCAATTACAGCTATCTCGACAGGTGTAGATGAACCCTGGCTCATGATCTTGCTGGTTAAATCAATCGGCTCAAATGATAGTGTCACGTCCGGCATGGCTTTATGAAGCGCTTTCCGTAGGTTTTCCTTAACATCCTGGATATTTTCCTTGTAATTGTCGCTCAGGTTAACCTGCATAACAATCTCGTTGGAAGAACTCATGAACAAAATGACCGGCAAGGTTGGGAACGAAGAAGGGTGCTGCCCTGCAAAAGCAGATATGATATCAACATTGTTTTTACCTACAGTTTGATATAATACTTGCTGGGCTTCAAGCATAGTTTTTTCGGTTTGCTCAAGCCTGGTTCCTTGCGGCGCCCTGATCCGGACCTGGAATTGCCCGCTGTTTAGTTTAGGCAGGATATCCTTACCTATTATGGATACGCTGAAACCAACTATGATGAAAGATATGGCCACATAAAGCGCAACACTCGCGCGGCTGCGGCTCATCATCCATTTTACGATTTGCACGCAGGCTGCCTTAAAGCGGTCGAACCGGTTGGGTTGATCTGCTGCTTTGGGCTTTTCTTCGTGATGTTCCGGAACTTTAAGCACCCAGTTGGCCAATACAGGCACAAGCGTTTGTGATAAAAGAAATGCTGCTATCATGGAAAACCCTACAGCTAAGGACAGGGGAAGAAACATGCCCTGTGGTACACCCGTCATGAAAAAGGCAGGCACAAAAACCGCCAGGATGCTAAGCAGGATCAGGAGCTTTGGCAGTGCAATCTCTTCGCAGGCATCGGCTACGGCACGGGCTTTTTTCTTGCCCATTTCCATATGCCTGTGAATATTTTCAATCGTTACGGTCGATTCATCTACCAGGATACCAATAGCCAGCGCAAGGCCGCTCAGCGTCATGATGTTCAGCGTTTGCCCAAACAGCTTCAACACCAGTGTGCCTATAATTACAGAAAGCGGGATATTCACCACTACGATAAAGGCGCTTCTTTTATCACGCAAAAACAGCAATACCATTAATCCCGCCAGGATGGCCCCTGTAACACCTTCGCTGATAAGGCTTTTTACCGCGTTGATCACGTAAACGGACTCATCAAACTCAAACTTTAAAGAAACATCCGGCGGCAAAAGGCTTTGCATATTTGGAATTGCCTTTTTCAAATCCTGCACTACCGACCAGGTGGAGGCGCTGGAAGCCTTGATTACGGGGATGTAAATCGCTCTTTTACCATTAATGTAGGCAAAGCCGGTAGTAATATCGGCCCCATCTACCACCCTTGCCACATCTTTAAGATAGATGGTTGCTCCATTTTGATAAAGCAGCGGGATTTTTTCAAAGTCTTTGACCTTGTTCAATACGGTATTGGAAGGTGTTAGGTAAGAGGTACGCCCAATGCTGACGGTTCCTGCCGGCGAGATATGGTTGTTATCCTTTATAGCCGCGGTGATCTGGTCGGCAGTTACACCATGACTGCGCATCAGGTCTGGGTCAACATTAATAACAACGGTTCTGGCATTACCGCCAATAGGTGGTGGCGAGGTTAGACCTGCAATTTTAGAAAAGTTGGGCCTGACATATAAACTGGCCAAATCCTGCAGCTCGTTGTTACTGCGTTTCGAGCTGCTTATAGTCAACTGCCCCACAGGTAATGTAGAGGCATCAAAGCGAATAATGATGGGCGGCGGGGTGCCTGGAGGCATTTCGGCGAAAGCCCTGTTGGTAAGCGAGGTAACTTCTGCCGCCGCCTGCGCCATGTTTGTACCATCATAAAAACTCAGCTTGAGTAAGCTCAAGCCTTCTATGTTATTGGTTTCTATTGATTTGATACCACTTACATATAGGTATAAGTTTTGATAATTGGTAGAAACAAAGCCCTCCATTTGCTGGGGCGACATGCCCCCGTAAGGTTGCGAAACGTAGATGGTAGGCAGGTTAATGTTTGGAAAAATATCAATATTGATTTTTGTGGCGGCAATTATCCCCGCCAGCACTACGCCAATTACAACGACAATCACTGTTATTGGCTTCCTTAATGAAGATTGAATGAGATTCATGATCGTTGTGTTTAATATTGGTTAGTGAATAGGTCTAAATTCCCTGAAGAACCGGCCATGTACAAAAGGGCTTGCCATACCGCGTTACCGGCGATGTCTTTGTTTGTTTCTGCCCGGTTCAAGTCGTACAGCGTTTGTGTTACATCAACTATAGTAGCAAGGCCGTTGCTGTATAGGGTCTTTTTTTGTTCATAAGCGTCACTGGCCGCTTTTAGTAAAATGGGGGCTTCCCGGTATTTTTGCAGGGCGTTGGCCAATTGCTTGTTCCCTTCTTCCAGCTGATTGGTAAGGTTGGTTTCCTGGTAGTGATATTCGTTGGTCAGTCCATCGGCATAATAGCGCTGGCTCTTGAGCCTGGAGCTAACCCTACCCATGTTTGACAGGTTCCAGGAAACACCTACTCCAATGAGATAATTTCCCCGTAAGGGCGCAATACCATTAAAGTAGCCTTGATTATAACTGCCGGGATCAGCCGGATTATAGCTTGTCCCGAAACCTGAGCCCCTGTCTTGCAACGTGCCAAAAAATGAAACTTTAGGCAGGCTGGTTTTGGAAAGGTAGGCAGCATCAAGCTCACTGCTTTTTACCCGCTCTGCCAGGAACCTCAATTGAGGGTGATTGGAGATATCATAAACAGGGCGCTGCGGGAGCTGCGCGGGTAGTTGATTGATATATAAGCTATCTAACAGGAAATCCTGTTTGGTCATGCCTAATTGCATGGCCAGGTTGGCAGCCTGTTTTTGTTCAAAAGCAATCGCGTCTGTCAATGCATTCTTAGCTTGTGACAACTGGGCATTAGCGATTGAACTGTCCACCCCTGCATTTAAGCCATTAACTGTACGGGTGAGGATCACGTCCCTCAGCGCAGAAACCCTGGAAAGATTTACTTTCTCAGAATAATGCAGGCGTTGTGCATCAAGTAAATTCAGATAGGCGGATGCCGCCCTTACCTGCTGTTGAAACTTTTCCTGTTCAAGGTCGGCTTCATCGCGGTCATAAATTCCTTTGGCATCGGCTACGTGAGCTTTTTGCAGGCCAAATGAAAAAATATTCCAGTTGATTTCTGATGAATAGAGCGCGGCAAAGGCGGCGTTCCAATTTTGAGAAGCGGAAACAGGACCCGATGTAGTCGAGATTAATCCGTTAATGCCCGAAGGGGGCCCGTTGAGGCCATTAATTGTGCCGTAGCCCTGTTGCGCGGAAAGGATGAAATCCGGTGATCCATCGCGCCTGGCCGCCGTGATATTTTCTTTGGAAGCACTGGCATAATTAGCCTTTGCTTTTAATAATTCCTGCCGTGAGAGTGTAAGTTGCAGGGCCTCTTTCATACTCAGCACATGACCATTGTTTTCCTGGGCAATGGCAGGCAGCGTTCTCAATCCCAGGTATAAACTTAACGTGAGACTGAAAACCAAAAACTTTATGTTCGTTTTCATGTGAAAAAATTAAAATATGCGTGTTACAGGCCCGAAAAGGCCCATTAATAGCTGTTAGATAAGCCGGCAAAACCAGCCTATCAGCGACAATCAGCATTAAGCTAACTGTCCGAATATTTTAATTGAAAGATGGAGGCCCTCTGAGGTATAATAGAGGAATGGGATCAACAGGAATAAAAACTTCCCGGAAGAGGGGAAGCGCAATAAAGATGATTACAACGAGAATCCCAAACGTAATAAGGCTTATCTCGGCGGGAAGCGCGGAATGCCTGAATTGTTGGGTATACGACTGTAGTTTACAATGAATGATACCGGCCCTTACATGGACATCTTTTGAATGGCCGGCTTCGGTTGAAACGTTCTTGTTGAAAAAAATGGCATAACGAACAAGTACCCGTCCCTGTAGCCCTATGAAGATCAGGAGGACGAGCAATAGTCTCAGAATGTTATGCAGTAGCTTTTTCATTGCAGGTTGTAAAGCTTAATTATAACCGGGTTATTTAACTATCTCCATTCCGTGCCGGTAATGCCGGGGTGTTTCCTTGTCCCGCTTACTTCTTAATATCGTTGTGAAAATCAATAAGCCCATGTTCATATTTTTATTGGTATAAAAATAGAATGCCTGGTATGAGATTTGAGTTGGTATTCGTTAAACAGGCAAAAACAGTCGTTGAAAGCGGTTGGGGAACTAACGAGAATTATCGATGCACAGGGAAGTGCATGCCTACTGGTCATTGGTTGGATTCTCCTGATATTGATATTTGTAGCCTGATGCCTTATCTTAACCAAGCCTTTGTTTGATTAAGAAAAAATCAACCTGTACCTATTTAAGCTTTATTTTTACCTTAACAATTTGTGTTAATAAGATCAGCTTTTGCTCAAACTGAAATGGCATTTCAAAACCGGACGCATTAATGTTCGGTTTTGTTACAAGTGTATAGTTTGACTAAAATGTAATATTTTATTTATCAGACTGTTAGTGGATTGGAATATCGATTGATATATTTAATTACTTGAATTCTTACACCTTTCATATCAACCTGTATGACCTGGCCGCCCTCGGAACAATATTCGTAGGGCTTACCTTCGCTTTGCTTCTATGGTTCACAAAAAGCGTCAATCGCTCTGCAAACCGCTTTCTTGCCCTGGCTCTGGCCACAATGGTTTTGTGGATGATACGGGTTTTAGGTATGGATATGCGGCTGGAAACCTATCTGCCCGGATGGGATAGGTTACCCATGCAATTTTTACTGGCTATGGGGCCGATGATCTATTTCTATGTGCTGAAAATAACGCGCCCTGAATTCAAATTTACCCGGAGGCACCTGCTGCATTTCAGTCCGCTGTTGTTGGAGCAAGCCGTGCTGGTATTGGAGATTAAAGAAAGCATCCGGACGGGGGCTGCTACCTACATAACCAATATTTTTCAGGTGTTGAATCCGGTACTACAGTTGCTCATCTTTATTTCAATCATGACTTATCTGTATAAGTCACATCAGCTTATCCAGCATTTTTACCGGCGGCTGCAACCTGTTTTGATGGACCGGTCGCTTCTTGAATTTCGATGGCTGCGCCGCTTATTGGCGGCTACGGCCTTATTGTGGACCTTGTGGATCGCCTATGCCGCCGTAGACAATTTCGGCTACCGGAATCAATTGGGTACACACGTTTATTATACTTTCTACATCTTCCTGGCGGTAATCATTATATGGACTTCGATGGCTGCTTTCCTGAGGCCACAGGCTGCACTAATTGTTCAGCAATCTACGCCTCTCAGATCGTCGCCAACGGGAGAATCAAAGAGTAAAGGGATTTGGTTGAAGAGGGCAATGGAAGCCAACTTATATTATCAGGATCCCGAATTAACGCTAAGTTCATTAGCCGGAAAACTCGATCTGCATACACATGAACTATCGCGTATCCTTAATACGGTACTTAAAAAAAGCTTTAATGATTTTGTTAACGAATACCGTGTGAGGGATGTGGCCGCAAAAATGCAGGATCCCGCTTACGATCATATCACTTTTCTGGGCATAGCCTATGAAGCTGGATTTAATTCGCAAAGTACCTTTACCCGTGTTTTTAAACAAATGACCGGGCAAAGCCCGATGGAGTATAAAAATAACCTGAAAAAGGATTGCTCAACTTATAAATTGGGCATTCACCCTCAATTTGCGCCCGTAATTTCGAATCGTGATGCCATTCCTAAGTGGTCTCCTTCGAAATCAAATCGCGGCACTATGTTTAAAAATTACTTAAAAATCGCCTTCCGGAATTTCTGGAAACACAAAGTATTTACACTGATCAATATTGTAGGGCTTTCAATTGGTATCAGCGCCTCGCTGGTAATTTATTTGATAGTACACTACGATTTTTCATTTGATAAGTTTCATAAGGATAGTGACCGGATATATCGCGTGGTATCCAATTTTAAATTTCAGGGCAACGAGAGCCATAGCTATGGGGTTACCACCCCGATGGCCGCGGGGATAAAGGCTAACGTTACCGGGGTCGAAATAGTGGCGCCCTTGTATACATTGAACCCTGATGTAATGGTTACCGATAAAAACAACGCCCCCGTAAAGCTTAAAGGACAAGATCATATTACCCTGGCCGATCAGAACTATTTTAAGATAATCAATTACACGTGGCTTGCCGGCTCGCCTACAACGGCGTTAAACGAACCTTACCATGTTGTACTTACTTCCGAGCGGGCCAAGGTTTACTTTCCCTCGCTCAGCTACGAGCAGATGATTGGTAAAACGGTAACTTATGATACATTAAAAACAACGGTATCGGGCATTGTTGAAACCATAAAAGAGAATACCGATTTTTCTGCCCACGACTTTATTTCGTTCAGCTCGGGCAACCTCAAAAACAGACTGGGCATGGATATGCAGCTGGATAGTTGGGGGAGTACAAACTCTGCATCAGAGGTGTTTATTAAATTGAATCCGAAAGCTTCGGCTGCAAACGTGCAAAAGCAGGTTAACGCCCTGTATAAAAAGAGCAACCCGCAAAGTGCCGAAGACCTCAAAAACGCGAGCGAGCAGACCTACACCGTTCAGCCGTTGAGCGATATCCATTTTAATCAGCTATATGGTACTTTTGATTTTAGCGGGCCTGCAAGTAAAAGTAAATCGTATATGTTGCTGGCCATTGCAGGTTTCCTGCTGCTGTTAGGCTGTATTAACTTTATCAATTTAACTACGGCACAGGCTACCCAACGGGCAAAAGAAATAGGCATCCGTAAAACTATGGGGAGCAGCCGTACGCAACTGATCATGCAGTTTTTGAGCGAAACATTTTTGATAACACTTTTCGCGGTGATTATTTCAATCGGCTTAACGCCCTTGATCTTAAAACTGTTCTCGGGTTTTGTAGCCTCCGGTGTAAAAGCCAATTTTCTGCACCAGCCCGATATATTTATATTCCTGT includes:
- a CDS encoding heme-binding domain-containing protein; translation: MKKKRSIAYRRVVFVISALAVGFVLLQFASPAIVNPPATKEISAPEEVTRILKQACYDCHSNAANPAWYGRIAPASFLVAHDIREGRSRFNFSEWDKNPPVVQELLLWEMVNAIEQGKMPLSRYSLLHSGSRVSASDLAILKKYVNTLPGRHKVDTAPIVKPDTITSKLADAKPSQVPVSLNGVPYYPDYKNWKIISVTDKYDGGSMRVVYANAMMYNAIKSKKMPFPDGAIMVKAVWGKEQESSDGIVRPGNFQNVQVMVKDSRKYAATEGWGFAKFDGLGLKPYGKTAIFDRTCINCHRLLAPESDFVFNVPTK
- a CDS encoding efflux RND transporter periplasmic adaptor subunit, with the translated sequence MKSYQYILCMLAGSLFASCGSNQNKQPVQTIQTTPVIRLREGDLHTSMSIPGLLQPYQAVDLYAKVNGFIKTMTVDIGSQVHKGQLLITLEAPEMIAALKQSQEDLHTKEAIYRGSKATYDRLYRTSRTPGTISPNDLELAHAKMSADSASLLAARSAYQLSGDLKDYLEVRAPFDGVISSRNVYAGAYVTPSDKSSNKPMLTLQQQTKLRLVVDVPEAATAYFTDKDTVHFSVKTLPGKQFAAVVNRKSGSMDQTLRTEQMQMDIINNDRQLLPGMFAQVSLQLNNTQKTFIVPQSAVPQNSQRVFVIKVVNNKAQWVDVQKGRETADSLEVYGKLHTGDILVTNATDELKEGAPINVKK
- a CDS encoding efflux RND transporter permease subunit: MNLIQSSLRKPITVIVVVIGVVLAGIIAATKINIDIFPNINLPTIYVSQPYGGMSPQQMEGFVSTNYQNLYLYVSGIKSIETNNIEGLSLLKLSFYDGTNMAQAAAEVTSLTNRAFAEMPPGTPPPIIIRFDASTLPVGQLTISSSKRSNNELQDLASLYVRPNFSKIAGLTSPPPIGGNARTVVINVDPDLMRSHGVTADQITAAIKDNNHISPAGTVSIGRTSYLTPSNTVLNKVKDFEKIPLLYQNGATIYLKDVARVVDGADITTGFAYINGKRAIYIPVIKASSASTWSVVQDLKKAIPNMQSLLPPDVSLKFEFDESVYVINAVKSLISEGVTGAILAGLMVLLFLRDKRSAFIVVVNIPLSVIIGTLVLKLFGQTLNIMTLSGLALAIGILVDESTVTIENIHRHMEMGKKKARAVADACEEIALPKLLILLSILAVFVPAFFMTGVPQGMFLPLSLAVGFSMIAAFLLSQTLVPVLANWVLKVPEHHEEKPKAADQPNRFDRFKAACVQIVKWMMSRSRASVALYVAISFIIVGFSVSIIGKDILPKLNSGQFQVRIRAPQGTRLEQTEKTMLEAQQVLYQTVGKNNVDIISAFAGQHPSSFPTLPVILFMSSSNEIVMQVNLSDNYKENIQDVKENLRKALHKAMPDVTLSFEPIDLTSKIMSQGSSTPVEIAVIGKDITQGQQYADILIAQLKQVPFLRDVQLKEQLKSPAIHINIDRDKVTQMGLTMTQVSNCITQATSSSRFTDKILWLDQTNANSYNVQVEIPQPDMGSLDDLAEVPIFKNSARPVLGDVCTFNMQPIVGEYDRKGATRYLSIIANIYNKDLGSASAAVNKILKNSNTPPRGISVEVRGLTILLDQTLASLQSGLLITIIVLLLMLSANYQSFRLGFTVITAIPGVLVGSLLILLATGSSLNLQSYMGIIMSVGVSVSNAILLISNAEEIRKSGKDAMESAIEAMELRLRPILMTTIAMIAGMIPMATGLGEAGGQTAPLGRAVIGGLIASTFVSLFILPVIFYLVQQKSTTNSVSLDPDDQLSVYFDPKNS
- a CDS encoding TolC family protein, which gives rise to MKTNIKFLVFSLTLSLYLGLRTLPAIAQENNGHVLSMKEALQLTLSRQELLKAKANYASASKENITAARRDGSPDFILSAQQGYGTINGLNGPPSGINGLISTTSGPVSASQNWNAAFAALYSSEINWNIFSFGLQKAHVADAKGIYDRDEADLEQEKFQQQVRAASAYLNLLDAQRLHYSEKVNLSRVSALRDVILTRTVNGLNAGVDSSIANAQLSQAKNALTDAIAFEQKQAANLAMQLGMTKQDFLLDSLYINQLPAQLPQRPVYDISNHPQLRFLAERVKSSELDAAYLSKTSLPKVSFFGTLQDRGSGFGTSYNPADPGSYNQGYFNGIAPLRGNYLIGVGVSWNLSNMGRVSSRLKSQRYYADGLTNEYHYQETNLTNQLEEGNKQLANALQKYREAPILLKAASDAYEQKKTLYSNGLATIVDVTQTLYDLNRAETNKDIAGNAVWQALLYMAGSSGNLDLFTNQY
- a CDS encoding ABC transporter permease, translating into MNSYTFHINLYDLAALGTIFVGLTFALLLWFTKSVNRSANRFLALALATMVLWMIRVLGMDMRLETYLPGWDRLPMQFLLAMGPMIYFYVLKITRPEFKFTRRHLLHFSPLLLEQAVLVLEIKESIRTGAATYITNIFQVLNPVLQLLIFISIMTYLYKSHQLIQHFYRRLQPVLMDRSLLEFRWLRRLLAATALLWTLWIAYAAVDNFGYRNQLGTHVYYTFYIFLAVIIIWTSMAAFLRPQAALIVQQSTPLRSSPTGESKSKGIWLKRAMEANLYYQDPELTLSSLAGKLDLHTHELSRILNTVLKKSFNDFVNEYRVRDVAAKMQDPAYDHITFLGIAYEAGFNSQSTFTRVFKQMTGQSPMEYKNNLKKDCSTYKLGIHPQFAPVISNRDAIPKWSPSKSNRGTMFKNYLKIAFRNFWKHKVFTLINIVGLSIGISASLVIYLIVHYDFSFDKFHKDSDRIYRVVSNFKFQGNESHSYGVTTPMAAGIKANVTGVEIVAPLYTLNPDVMVTDKNNAPVKLKGQDHITLADQNYFKIINYTWLAGSPTTALNEPYHVVLTSERAKVYFPSLSYEQMIGKTVTYDTLKTTVSGIVETIKENTDFSAHDFISFSSGNLKNRLGMDMQLDSWGSTNSASEVFIKLNPKASAANVQKQVNALYKKSNPQSAEDLKNASEQTYTVQPLSDIHFNQLYGTFDFSGPASKSKSYMLLAIAGFLLLLGCINFINLTTAQATQRAKEIGIRKTMGSSRTQLIMQFLSETFLITLFAVIISIGLTPLILKLFSGFVASGVKANFLHQPDIFIFLFVLTVIVSILSGFYPALMLSGYKPVSVLKNQLQSGTHKTRNAWLRKSLTVSQFIIAQFFIMATMLVSKQIYYALHKDLGFKKDAIVYAQTPYKVGKASTNKVMLNKLGALPGVEMVSLGYFPPSSGATNATNALYKDGKKEIITSVEIKYADENYIKLYHIKILAGRNITAADSTTAVVINEKYARTIGFANPGDAIGKTLEKLNNSKSRRIVGVAGNFYTHSLQSPIGPLVILAPGGNNFFHNSVIHIALKPETPGSLSWSKTMTAMNKIWKEFYPDDDTNYKFYDKSIEQFYDQEKQTSTLLSWATGLSIFISCLGLLGLAIYTTGQRTKEIGIRKVLGASVTEIVRLLSTELILLILLAFVIVTPLAWWAMNKWMESYADKTTISWWIFAASGAGMLLTAFITSSFQTIRAAIVNPVKSLRSE